ACAAGGGCTTCGCTGATCTGGAAGGCCGTGTGGTTGACGCAGCCAACTGGGACTACCTCGGTGCCAACGTGTACAAGAAGGGCACCACCACCCCGGCGCTCGATGAGTACAAGATCGTCACGGTCAATGGCGTGAAGGTGGCCATCATCGGCGCCATCACTCAGGAGACCCCAACCCTCGTCACTCCGTCCGGCATCTCCATGCTGGACTTCGGTGATCCCGTTGAAGCAGTCAACCGCGTGGCGAAGAAGATCACCGACGGCAATCTGGCCGATGTCATCGTGGCCGAATACCATGAGGGAGCCGGAGCCGGAACACCGGAAAAGGCAACCCTCGAGCAGGAAATTGCCGCAGGCGGCGCCTTCAAGGAGCTCGTGACAAAGACCAGTGCCTCGGTCAACGCCATCTTCACCGGGCACACTCACAAGCAGTACGCCTGGGATGCACCCATCCCTGGCATTTCCGCTGATGCGGCCTTGAAGACCCGCCCCGTGCTCCAGACCGGAAGCTATGGCGAGTTTATCGGCCAGATCAAGCTCACGGTCGACGCCGACAACAAGGTTGTCTCCTACACGCAGCGCAATGTGCCCCGAACCACCGCTGACGACGCCGCGCTCGTGGCCAAGTTCCCCCGCGTGGCGGAGGTCAAGACGATCACCGACAAGGCTCTGGCCGATGCCAAGGTTGCCGGTAGCGTCCCCGTTGGCAAGATCGCAGCTGACATCACCACGGCGCAGACCTTCGACGCCGCAACGAACAAGTTCATTCGTGACGACCGCGCCAGCGAATCCACTCTAGGCAACCTGGTGGGCAACGCCCTCTTGGATGCGCTCAAGTCGGATCGGACAGGTGGAGCCGAGATCGGCGTCGTCAATCCCGGCGGCCTCCGCGCTGACCTGCTCTACAAGAACACCGGATTCGAGGATGGCGTGGTTAGCTACGCCGCCGCCAATGCGGTCCTGCCGTTCGTGAACAACCTATGGACCACCTCCCTCACCGGTGCGCAGCTCAAGACCCTGCTGGAGCAGCAGTGGCAGACTAACGCGGACGGCACTATCCCCAGCCGGCCGTTCCTGAATCTGGGCCTGTCCAACAACGTGGACTACACCTACGATTCCAGCCGCGCACTCGGCGATCACATCACCTCCGTGGTCATCAACGGCGCACCCTTGGATCTGGCGCGCTCCTACCGCGTAGGTACGTTCAGTTTCCTTGCAACGGGTGGCGACAACTTCCGCGTCTTCACCGAGGGTACCAACACCAAGGATTCCGGTCTCATTGACCGCGATGCTTGGATTACCTACCTCGGAGAGAAGTCCAAGGCTGCCCCGATCGCACCCGATTTCTCCCGCCGCGGCGTGGACGTAGTCGATGCACCAGCTGCTGTAACGGAGGGCCAGAAGGTCACGATGAAGCTCAACAAGCTGGATCTGACTTCACTGGGCAGCCCCGACTCCACCAAGGTTGCCGTCCGTTACGAACCTTCGGGCAGCGGCGGCGGCATCGGATTCGCCGTGCTCGGCGCAGCGGTTCTGCCGTCCGAACTGGGTACTTTCCCCGTCACCGACGGAGCTGCGACGCTGAGCTTCACGGTGCCGGAACAGCTCAACGCCGGACGCTTCACCATCACCACCGACGGTGGAACATACGCCCGCCTGCCGATCACCATCCCGGTGACGGCCGACGCCGGCACACCGACACCGACGGATACAAGTACGCCGAGTCCCACTGGAACCAGCACGACGCCGGGGGCCTCACCGTCCTCGCCGTCAACAGCGGGTGCCGGAAACGGCCCCGGTAACGGCTCGGGTGACCTCCCCAACACGGGAGCCACCGTGCTTCCGCTCGGTTTGGGCGCCTTGGTTCTGCTTGGAGCAGGTGCTGCAGTCGCCATGGCTAACCGCCGCAAGGCAGCTAAGCACTAGCAACTAGGCGCCGACCGCTAGGAACTGACCCGCAGTGGACGGCGAGACTCACAGGATTCTCTGTGGTTCTCGCCGTTTGCTGCGGGTCAGCTGCGTTATGCGGTGCCGAGAAGACATACGGGGGTAGTTATTACCATTCGCCACCGGCTTACCGCGCGCGAATGGTAGTAACTACCCCCGGAGTGCCGAGGAGGCCGGCCCACCGCGCGCGAATGGTAATAACTACCCCCCGGCGCACAGAACGAGGCAACCCCAGCCGGAATCCTTAGTCGAGGATGGCTGCGGCGATCGCGTCGGCGTCCAAGACGGTGCGGTAACCGCTGCGGTACTTGGCGGAGGCCTCCGCCGCGATAGCGGTACCCCATTGAGTTGAGGACAGCTGCAATCCCAAAACATACAGCCCCTCAACCGGCACACCGATCCCATCCACGGGACGGTACGGCGGCGCAGTGACGTCCAAACCGCTAGTGACCACGGGTCCGCCGTCGGAAGCCATCATCATGCGGGGCCGGACAATGCCGTCGGCCAACAGGTTTTGCAACAAGGGGGACGCACTATTTTGCGCGTTGTTAGACGGGGCCAATGCCTCGATCAGGTGGCGCGCTTCCCACGGGATATCGGCCACCCATGGAGAGCTGGCGGTGAACACCCCGTGCTGGACGCGGAACACCGGATCCGGCCCAGTGAAATGAACCACCCCGGCCCGCACCAGCGCGGCCAACTGTTCCACGCGGATAGCTGGCGGACCGCTGGCCAACCCCTCCACGAAGCCTTCAAACCAGCCGCGCAACTCCCCCAGCCACGATGCCTGAGTGATGCCGCGGTCAGCCACAAGAGATTTCACAATGGCACGCCCGGCATTCAGCGCACCAATAGCCATCTTGACCGGATCGTCTTCGCCGAGCGCGGACCCGGCAGCGTCCGCCACCAGGTACTCCAGCACGGCGGCGTCCAGCTGTTCGTGGGTGGCAAAGTGCCTGCCCGCACTAGGGAGTCCCCCACGGTCGGCGAGCCCGGCATCACTGGCTTTTTGCCCAGCGAGAGGGCGGGCCAGCCCGGGCAAGTCCAACACATGCCCGTGCTGCACGTGCCGCCCCAGCAACTCCGCGAGCTCCTGCTCCCAGGCCGGGGATCCGCCGTCGAGCCCGGTATGCAGCATGGCATCAAGCTCAGGCAACAGCTCGGGGGTGACCAGCTCGGGGCGGGTCCGGGCCAGCGTGGTGTAGTACGCCCAGATGGTATCGCGGTGCAGCAGCGGCCAAATATCGTGGTCAAAACCGGCTGTGGCACCCATGGCGCGAATGGCGGCCACGGCATCCTCGCCCAGGAATCGCAGCGTGATCGATTGCGGGTAGTACGCGGCCAGTTCGGCCTTGGCCCGGTATGGCGTCCCTCGCCGCGAAGCGCCAACGATCACCGGCTCACGCCCTGACGCCACATACCGCAGCGCCTCGCCCGCCGGACGCCCGGTGTCCTCAAAACGCCCGCCGCGGCCCTCGGTCAGCTGGCCCAGCACATCAAAAAAGTTCAATCCCATGCCACGCACCAAGACGGTTTCGCCAGCGGGCAGCTGATCCCAATCCACATCGTTGGGCACGGCCGGGGGCAGGTACGTCAGCCCATGCTGGCGGGCGTCATCGCGCAGTCCGCGCTGGGCCGGACTCAGTTTCGACTCCACGTGCCCCAGCGCCAGCACCACCTGATCCGCGCGCAGCGTGCCACCGTCAAGGAGTACGACGTCGAACCCGCCTTGGGTGCGATCCCGCACCACTCGCTTCGCCTCAGTGGCGTGATTGACCAGGGTGACTCCGGCTGGCAGGTTTTCGCGCAGCTGCTCAAAGCACCAGCTCAGATACCGGCCGTAGATGGCACGGCTGGGGAAATTATTCGCAGCCAGGGCCGCCAACTCCTGCTGATCGCCTTCGCTGAGTCCGGGCCAGGGGGTGTCCAGCTGGGCCGCGCGCCACTGGTTGAACGTGCAACCGGCTACGGGCGGAGCATCCACGCCCTGGTCAGGAATCAGTGTTGGAAAAAAGCTCTGGGTGTTCATCAGGTACAGGCGCGATTGCTCCGTGCGCCAGACGTGGCCAGCCCCCGGGGCGAAGGGGTCAATGAGGTGTATGTGCAGCTCTCCGCCCTCGCTTTGAGCCCGGCGCGCCAACAGCCGTTCCACCACGGAAGTCCCGCGGGGCCCCGCCCCACAATTGCCACCGTCTGTACGCCCAAGGATTCCACTCCTTGAGCTTAACTGATGGAGCCTGCAGAGGCGGCCGCGGGACGAGCCGGGACGAGCCGGAGAACCCTGAACGGGCACATGGTTGCGAGCTAACCGTGCGCAGCTCCAAGAGTGGCGCATGGTTAACTCGCAACCACGCGCAGCTTCAACGAGGATGGATCCATGACTGACCTTGCCCCGAGCCCCACACTTGCCCACGAACCCGCCGACGAATTCCTGTGGTTGGAAGATATCCACGGCGACGACGCCATGACCTGGGTCCGTGAGCACAATGCCAGCACCGACGCCGCCTTGGTGAACCCCGCATATTCGGCGTTGGAGGCGCGAGTGCTGCAGGTACTGGACTCGGCGGACAGGATCCCGATGGTGTCCAAGCGCGGCGATTGGTACTACAACTTCTGGCGCGACGAGGCCAACCCGCGTGGGCTGTGGCGACGGACCAGCTGGGAAAGCTACCTCAGTGATGCACCCGAGTGGGACGTGCTGCTCGATGTTGATGCATTGAGCACCACCGAGGATGCCCAGTGGTTGTGGGCAGGAGCCTCATTCCTACGGCCAGCTCCCGGGAAGGAATACCGCCATGCCATGGTGGCGCTCTCGCCCGATGGCGGAGACGCGGTGGCATACCGGGAATTCGACCTTGCCACGCGCACGTTTGTGGCTGGCGGATTCGAGCTTCCGGCCGCCAAGACCCGGCTGAGCTGGGTGGATGCGGACACGCTCTATGTGGGCACCGATACCGGTGAGGGCTCCATGACAGCTTCTTCCTATCCGGCCGCTGCACGGGTGCTTCGTCGCGGCGAATCCCTGGCCCAGCTGGCCGCGAAGGAACCGTTGTTCGCCGTCCCGCTGGACCACCTCAGCGGCGGCGTCTCCCACAGCAGCACTCCGGGATTCGAGCGGGACCTCGCCTACGATGTTTGGATTTCTACAACAGCCGCAGCTACCTGCGCGTGGGCGATGACTGGGTGCACATCGACGTCCCGGATGACATGTCCGTTTCCCTCCACCACGAGTGGTTGCTCCTGCGCCCGCGCACCGATTGGAGTGTTTCCGGCAGTGTGTACGGCGCCGGCACCCTGCTGGCCATTGAGCTTGACGCATTCATGGCCGGCAGCCGTTCGCTGACCACCATATTCGCCCCCTCGGCGGCGCAGTCGCTGCAGTCGTGGAGCCGGACCCGCGATTTCCTGCTGCTGAACCTGCTCTCCGATGTCTCGTCCAAGATCCTGGTGCTGGACCCGGCTGCGGACTGGGCCGCCTCGGAACTGGACGCCTGCCCGCCACTGCACTCGGTGGACGCCTTTGCCGTGGACGACGAGGATCCGGACGCCGGCAACGACTACTGGCTTGTGGCGTCCGGATTCCTGACCCCCACCACCGTGCTGCGCGGCACCCTGACCCCGCGCGGCACCCCGGGTGCGGCCGCGGCGCTGGTCCGGGAGGCGCCGTCGTTCTTCACGGCGGAGAACTACTGCGTGGAGCAGCACTTTGCCACCTCCGCCGACGGCACCCGCGTGCCCTACTTCCAGGTGGGGCCCAAAGATCTGAAGCTCGACGGCGGCAATCCCACCTTCCTCAGTGGTTACGGCGGGTTTGAGGTGTCGCGGACGCCGGCTTACAGCGGCGCGGTGGGGCGCACCTGGCTCGAGCGCGGAGGCGTCTACGTGGTGGCGAACATCCGCGGCGGCGGCGAATACGGGCCCAACTGGCACACGGCCGCGCTCCAGGAAAACCGGCACCGCGCCTATGAGGACTTCGCTGCCGTGGCCCGCGATCTGTCGGCGCGAGGTGTGGCCTCCCCGGCGCATCTGGGGTGCGCAGGCGGTAGCAACGGTGGGCTGTTGGTGGGCAATATGCTCACGCAGTATCCGGAATTGTTCGGGGCGATTTCCTGTGGGGTGCCGCTGCTGGACATGCGCCGGTACACGAAGCTATCCGCAGGTGCATCCTGGATTGCCGAGTATGGCGACCCGGATGTTCCGGAGCAGTGGGAATTCATCAAGACATTTTCGCCGTACCACCTGCTCCGTGCCGGGGTGAAGTATCCTGCCACGTTCATTTGGACGGCAACTTCGGATGACCGGGTGGGGCCCGTGCAGGCGCGCAAGATGGCGGCACGGATGGAATCGATGGAAATTCCCGTCTGGTTCCACGAGGCGTTGGAAGGCGGTCATGCCGGTGCCGGAAACAACGAACAGGCGGCCAGACTGCATACGGCCTCGCATGAATTCCTCTGGCGGGCTCTTAATGGTCAGCTGTAATTTATGCGAAAACGTCTCGGCGCGCAGTGATTTTGCCCCTACCCCGGCTCTCGTTTTGCATTGTGGGCCCTCTACTGGGTAAAGTTTGGGATGCTGGTTAGGGGCTTCTACCTTAGCCAGTGCTGGAGACGTGCCAGAGCGGCCGAATGGGCTTCACTGCTAATGAAGTGTGGGGCACAACTCCACCGGGAGTTCAAATCTCCCCGTCTCCGCAGCATAAAATGCACCCCTCGATTTATCGAGGGGTGCATTTTTGCGTTCTGGCGCACCTGCTAGGCCTGCTCGCATCCCGCATCCCGCATCATAAACATCCGACCATTACACTTGCACCATGGCCGTAACTGATGAAGCAATCACCAAGATCAAGGACATGATCATCTCCGGGAAGCTGTCGGCCGGAGATCGTCTGCCCCCGGAGAAGGAACTCAGCGAGAAACTGGGCCTTTCCCGCAGCTCGCTCCGCGAAGCCGTCAAGGCCTTAGAGATCATTCGCGTCCTGGACGTACGCCGAGGTGACGGCACGTACGTGACCAGCTTGGAACCCGAACTCCTCAGCGAGGCCATGACGTTCATTGTGGACCTGCATCAGGACAAATCAATCCTGGACATCTTTGCCGTCCGGCGCATCCTGGAACCTGCGGCTGCCGCGATGGCTGCCACCCGCATCACCCCGGAGCAAATTTCAGCCTTGCGGGCCACGATGGAGAACATCAACGAGGAAACGAGCGTCGAGTCACTGGTTGATCACGATCTGGTGTTCCATGAGCTCATCACTGCCGCCGCCGATAACTCCTACCTGGCCAGCGTCCTGAATGCCCTCTCCAGCAGCACCGTGCGCGCCCGCATTTGGCGCGGCCTGACACAGGAAAAGGCCGTGGACCGCACGCTCGCCGAGCACACAGCCATCATTGAAGCCTTGGAACGCGGCGACGCCGATCTGGCCAAGTCACTGCTGACAGTACACATCAGCGGTGTTGAGCACTGGCTCCGACAGGCGCTGTAACCACCCGATCCAGCGCTGCACCACCCTGCCCAGCAGTAACCGCCCGCCCGCCCGCCATGATGACATGGCCGGCGGGATTTCTCTTTAACAAGCTTGCCACACTAACTAGTTAGACATACTATCTAGCTATGAGTTCATCAATCGAAGAACCGTGGCCGGGCGACTGGAACCGCGCCTCACTGGGCCTCTGCGCACTGGAGGCTTTGACGGGCGGCCCCAGCTACGGATACGCCATCATCACCGCTCTTGAGGACGCAGGACTGGGCACCATCAAGGGCGGCACGCTCTACCCGCTGTTGACCCGTTTCGAGACGGCCGGCTGGGTCGAGGTTGAATGGCGCGCCGGCGAAAGCGGTCCCGGCAGAAAATACTTCTCGCTCACCGCCGCAGGCCGCACAGAGCTGGATCGCCAGCGCAAACAATGGCACACCTTCACTACCCGTACGACGGCATTTCTCGCCACCGCACCCGATCGAGGAGTTTTGCAATGAGCCAGGAAGAAATGACGAAAGGGACCCGCAAAAAGTGGCTGGACGCGCTGGCCATGGAACTACGCCTGAAGGATTTCTCCGGCGCAGCTATTGGCGATGCGCTGGCAAGCGTTGAGGAGTTTCTTGCCGATTCCGGCCAATCCCCTGTGGAGGCCTTTGGCACACCCCGCGACTACGCTGGGCAATTGGCGGGCGGAACGCAGCGGTCCGCCATCAAGGGCATGCGCGGGACCATCGCCTTCAGCGCCACCAGTCTCCTCGCATTCCTTACGTTCAACGCGGCCCTGACCCCATCGCCCAACGGAGGGCTGATGCTTATTAGCGCATGGCAGCTCGTGTGCATGCTCATTTTGGCCGCCCTGGTCATTTCACTGCCGCTCTATCTGACGCATCTTTTACGACACACGTGGGCATTGATAGCCGTACCTGTTGTTGGCGCCGCGGCCGGGATACTCTCGGCATCACTCACACCGAAGACGGCCGCAGACGCTTACCTGACGCTCTCACCGGTGCCGGTTCTATTCATCAGCGCCGCCCTCATGCTGGCCCTGGCACTGGTCGGCACCATTAATGTTGTGCGCGGGCAGCCAGATCTAATAGTCAGCCCGCTGGAGCCCGCCCCGGCCATGACGGTGAAGGCCCGCTGGTTCGAGATCCTCACCCAGTGGCTGTTCCCGATCCTCGCCGTCTTCCTGCTGGGCCTCACCACCCTTTTCAGCGCAGCGGCGTAACTTCTGAACCGCAAAAGGCCCCGGCGGGCGTGGCTGCCGAAGTAATTCAGCAGCCACGCCCGCCGGGGCCTTTGGTAGTTCTAGCGATTCTTACTCGTAGAGGTTCGCTGCGATATCGGCGTCGGCAATGTTGTTCTTGTCATACCAGTAGAAGCCGGTGTCGATAACCTTCTCGACTTTTTCGCCCTTTATGGCGGCGACGGCGGCCTTGACCGTCTCGTAGCCAATACCCACGGGGTTCTGCGTGACAGCACCAGCCATGAGGCCATCCTTGATGGCCTCCATCTGAGCCTTGCCGGAGTCGAAACCAACAATGGTCAGCTTGCCGGTCTTGCCTGCTTCCTTCACTGCATTGACGACGCCGATTGCGGCGCCTTCGTTGGTGCCGTACATGCCGGCCAGATTTGGGTAGGCGGTCATGATGGATTTGGCTGCGTCGGTGGACTTGGCCTGGTCGCCATCCGCGTACTGAATGTCAACGATCTTGATGTCCGGAGCGTTGGCCTTCAGGTAGTCCACGAAGCCGTCGCGGCGATCGGTGCCAGAGGTGGCTGTCTGGGAGTGACCCACAATGGCAATCTCACCCTTCTTGCCCAGCAGCTCCGCCATGTGCTTTGCGGCCTCCGCCGCGGCCGCCTTGTTATCGGTTGAGGCAGTTGCCACGGGGATGTCGGAATCGACGCCGGAGTCAAAGGCAATCACCGGGATGTTCTTGCTCTTCGCATCCTGCAGAACACCCTCGGCAGCCTTGGAGTCCAAAGCCGCCAGAGCCAGCGCCTGCGGGTTCTTCGCCATGGCGTTGTTCAGCTGATCCATCTGCTGCTGAACGTTGGTTTCCTTGTCAGGGCCCTCGAAGGAGATCTCGACATCGAATTCCGCAGCGGCCTTCTCGGCACCTTGCTTCACTGACTGCCAGAACTGGTGCTGGAATCCCTTGGACACAATTGCGATGTACGGCTTGCCGCCACCCCCTCCGGCAGGAGCTTGCGCTGCCGTGTCACAGGCCGCAACGCTCAGTGACAGTGCGGCGACGGCGGCCAGGGAGAGAAATTTTCTTCTTTGCATGAGGGGTCTAACTCCTTTGTAAGAAACACGTTTGACAAGGGGAAAAACTGCTAGGAATTGCTGGTAAAAACTTAGTTACTGGCCTTCTTGCGGCGCATCATGTCCAGGTACACGGCGAGGAGGATCACCACGCCCACAGCCACCTGCTGCCATTCCTGCGGGATGGACATGATGGACAGGCCGTTGGTCAGCACCGACATGATCAGCGCACCAATCACCGTGCCGATAATGGAGCCCTTGCCGCCGGCTAGGGACGTTCCGCCAATAACGACGGCGGCAATCGCCTGAAGCTCCAACCCGGCACCACCTGCGGGCTGAGCCGAGTTCAGGCGGGCCGTAGCGATGACACCGGCAAGACCGGTGAAGGACCCCGCAACCGTGTAGATCAATACGGTCCACTTGGTCACATTGACACCGGACAAAGCGGTGGCCTGGACGTTGCTGCCGATGGAGTAGGTGTAGCGGCCCAAAACGGTCTTGGAGAGCAGGAGTCCGGCCACAATGGCTGCGGCAAACAGGATAAACACAGCATTAGGAATGACCAGGCCTGGGATGGACTTACCCAAGGCGAAGATGCTCTGGAAGCCCGCAACCTCATTGGTGTAGACCGGCTTGGTGCCGGAGATGACCAAGGCGAGGCCTGCGGCCACCATCATCATCGCCAGCGTGGCAATAAAGGAGGGGATCTTCATGACCGCCACCAGGAATCCGTTAATGCCACCCATCAAAGCGCCGAACAGCACGCCACAAACCACGCCAACAATCATGGG
The Arthrobacter alpinus genome window above contains:
- a CDS encoding FadR/GntR family transcriptional regulator, with the protein product MAVTDEAITKIKDMIISGKLSAGDRLPPEKELSEKLGLSRSSLREAVKALEIIRVLDVRRGDGTYVTSLEPELLSEAMTFIVDLHQDKSILDIFAVRRILEPAAAAMAATRITPEQISALRATMENINEETSVESLVDHDLVFHELITAAADNSYLASVLNALSSSTVRARIWRGLTQEKAVDRTLAEHTAIIEALERGDADLAKSLLTVHISGVEHWLRQAL
- a CDS encoding ABC transporter substrate-binding protein — translated: MQRRKFLSLAAVAALSLSVAACDTAAQAPAGGGGGKPYIAIVSKGFQHQFWQSVKQGAEKAAAEFDVEISFEGPDKETNVQQQMDQLNNAMAKNPQALALAALDSKAAEGVLQDAKSKNIPVIAFDSGVDSDIPVATASTDNKAAAAEAAKHMAELLGKKGEIAIVGHSQTATSGTDRRDGFVDYLKANAPDIKIVDIQYADGDQAKSTDAAKSIMTAYPNLAGMYGTNEGAAIGVVNAVKEAGKTGKLTIVGFDSGKAQMEAIKDGLMAGAVTQNPVGIGYETVKAAVAAIKGEKVEKVIDTGFYWYDKNNIADADIAANLYE
- a CDS encoding ABC transporter permease, yielding MTLTKDTAQTAKIASHKQSELNTRLRASFQQLLAFASLLALVLFFSVASSNFYQAANLSNILLSTVVTGLLALGTTFVIITGGIDLSIGTGMTLASVMTAVFMTQMGMPMIVGVVCGVLFGALMGGINGFLVAVMKIPSFIATLAMMMVAAGLALVISGTKPVYTNEVAGFQSIFALGKSIPGLVIPNAVFILFAAAIVAGLLLSKTVLGRYTYSIGSNVQATALSGVNVTKWTVLIYTVAGSFTGLAGVIATARLNSAQPAGGAGLELQAIAAVVIGGTSLAGGKGSIIGTVIGALIMSVLTNGLSIMSIPQEWQQVAVGVVILLAVYLDMMRRKKASN
- a CDS encoding PadR family transcriptional regulator, coding for MSSSIEEPWPGDWNRASLGLCALEALTGGPSYGYAIITALEDAGLGTIKGGTLYPLLTRFETAGWVEVEWRAGESGPGRKYFSLTAAGRTELDRQRKQWHTFTTRTTAFLATAPDRGVLQ
- a CDS encoding FAD/NAD(P)-binding protein; this translates as MLGRTDGGNCGAGPRGTSVVERLLARRAQSEGGELHIHLIDPFAPGAGHVWRTEQSRLYLMNTQSFFPTLIPDQGVDAPPVAGCTFNQWRAAQLDTPWPGLSEGDQQELAALAANNFPSRAIYGRYLSWCFEQLRENLPAGVTLVNHATEAKRVVRDRTQGGFDVVLLDGGTLRADQVVLALGHVESKLSPAQRGLRDDARQHGLTYLPPAVPNDVDWDQLPAGETVLVRGMGLNFFDVLGQLTEGRGGRFEDTGRPAGEALRYVASGREPVIVGASRRGTPYRAKAELAAYYPQSITLRFLGEDAVAAIRAMGATAGFDHDIWPLLHRDTIWAYYTTLARTRPELVTPELLPELDAMLHTGLDGGSPAWEQELAELLGRHVQHGHVLDLPGLARPLAGQKASDAGLADRGGLPSAGRHFATHEQLDAAVLEYLVADAAGSALGEDDPVKMAIGALNAGRAIVKSLVADRGITQASWLGELRGWFEGFVEGLASGPPAIRVEQLAALVRAGVVHFTGPDPVFRVQHGVFTASSPWVADIPWEARHLIEALAPSNNAQNSASPLLQNLLADGIVRPRMMMASDGGPVVTSGLDVTAPPYRPVDGIGVPVEGLYVLGLQLSSTQWGTAIAAEASAKYRSGYRTVLDADAIAAAILD